The sequence below is a genomic window from Dictyostelium discoideum AX4 chromosome 5 chromosome, whole genome shotgun sequence.
TTTGccattgttgttgatgatttatttaattttgaattcttttcttctttttcttttttatcattttcttttacaattgaaaatatattaaaactactttcttctttttcatcattattattattattattactattattattactattactattattaatattaggtttattttcatttgttggttttataaataatgatcTCCATGATTGGGCAACTTTAATATCAttctttaaaacttttttaacatttggattttgaatttgtttttttttatttgattttgattttgattttgatttttctgATTCTGACTCTTTCTCTGATTCTGATTCTGATTCTGACTCTGATTCTGATTCTGACTCTGACTCTTTCTCTGATTCTGATTCTGATTCTTTCTCTGATTGAGATTCTGATTCTGATTCTGACTCTGATGAATTAGTAACATCTTTATTTGATTCCTTTTCACTTTCATCTTTACTTTCACTTTCACTTTCACTTTGGTTTGATTTTCCTTCAATATCCATTGAATCTTCTTTATCGTTTTCACTTGATTTATCTTCCTCGTCTTCTTTTTCACTTTGGCTGCTGCTTTGATTGTCATCACCATTTTTGGTATCTGGTGTGtcttcattttcaatctCACTTTGACTTTCACTTTCGCTATCACTTTCACTTTCACTTTCACtttcatttgatttgttATCAATAACCATTGAATCATCTTTTTCATTCTCATTTTCACTTTCACTNNNNNNNNNNNNNNNNNNNNNNNNNNNNNNNNNNNNNNNNNNNNNNNNNNNNNNNNNNNNNNNNNNNNNNNNNNNNNNNNNNNNNNNNNNNNNNNNNNNNataattatttgatgatttattttcaCCATCACTATCACTTTCGAATAAAACCATATCCTCACCTGAATGTGATGTGGCAGTGAATGAAGCTGCAACTTTTGATTGTTCCATTCTTCTCTTTCTAAAGGCCTCTTGTCTCTTTCTTTCACCATCTAGAGcagattgttttttaatatcataatCAATAACTTTTTCTTCATATTGACCACTTTCATTTTCtgaataactttttttattattttttaattcatttttataataattttcatcATATTCTTCTTCTCCTTCACCATAACCATATCCATCTTCAccataataattttcatcATATCCCTCTTCACCAtaaccaccattattattattattattattattattataattattattattattattttcactattgtaactatttttatgtttattatattcattattataatcattattaatatttctattgttattgttattattaaattgagaACCATCATAATAATCACTCTCATAAAATGCACCATAacctttattaaaatcatttgatttattttcattatttggtaCAATActattttcttcattattattttcatcattaaatgataCAGCACCTCTATaactatcatcattattattattattattattattataattattataattattattataattattattataattatccctactactattattataattatctctattatttctattatttctattatcattttcaattaaaccaTCTAAAAATTGATACTCTTTTGAAAATTGTGAATgttttggtttattattttcaaaactaTTTTCTCTAGCCCATTCTGGATGTTGTTTTCTATATTCTAAATATCTTTCATACATAGCATGcattgatttcttttctaATCTTAATCTCTTTCTAAATTTTACATTTTCTTCATCTCTTctcttttcaatttctttttcttcttgtaatctttcttcttcttttttctttaaaatttcttcttcttcttctttttctttttttttaatatcatttaatttctctaaataatttggttttgctttttgaatttttaatactGATCCTTTccatttagttttatttaaaacacttaatgctaaaaaaaaaataataaaaaaataaaaaaataaaaaatattaatatatatatatatatatattttaataatttacaatattattattatttacctttatttaaagaatcaatgGTTGGGaaataaacatttaaataagCGAAACCTTTATATTGATTTGAAGATatatcattaataaattctaatttttctaattttgtATCTTTAATCATTGAAGagaataaattatcaatttcagaGAATTGAATAGTTGGGTTTAAACCACCAACATATAATCTAATGGTNTTTGGATATTTATCAGCTTCAATTTGTCTTaatctttctctttcttcttgtttctctttttcaattctttGTTTCTCTAATTCTGCATCTTTAACTGCTTGTTCTGCTTTATCATGTTCTTCCATTAACAGTTTCAATTCCTCTTGCTTCTTTCTTTCCTCCTCTTCAAGTTTACGtttatcttcttcttctctttctttttgtAAACCTTCATAATAGAAGTTCATCATACCACCAAACCTAAAATCAAAATCTCCCATTTTTTTCcctttctttaaaataattactatttaaaaataataattataaatattaaaaaaaattatttaaaaaataaaaaataatataatgattattaaataaggacaagttttaaaaaaaaaaaaaaaaaaaaaaaaaaaaaaacgaacgaagcaaaaaaaaaaaaaaaaaaaaaaaaaatttgaaaaaaaaaaaaaaaataaaaaatttgaaaaaaaaaaagaatgattacatttatattttatattttttaaatcattttgtgtatttttgagttctatttatctttaaaataaataaaatcgttgctataaaaaataaaatttaaattaaaaataaaatgaaaaaaaggaaaaaaaaaatggaaaaaaaaaaaaaaagggaaaaaaaaagggaaaaaaaaaaaaaagtcaactttttaccttttttttttataaggaccaagaattaattttataaataaaaaaataaataaaaattttaaaatggttattttattaataaatatttttttgataatgttCAGTACTTTTCTTTTGTTTAACAGAAAGGAATAAATGAACTCTtctattgaaaattttttccaaatctttttttgattccaaatagattgatttaattgtttgaCCCATTTTTACCAAGGATAAAGGCTTTATGAGATGATTTTGTTACGATGAAATCATGATCGATTCTGAGatcaccatttttaaaatttgtccAACCAATTGTTGATTGAACCACACTATAGGGTATTTCATATCTAAGTTTTGAATAAAGTTTCTCTTTAATTATTTCCTCTGCTCTAAAGAAATCACTTTGATTGGTTGATGTTTTATCAGTGAATTCCCATTGTCCAGGTTTTGCCTTGGTAAGTAAAAAGTTTGTAAGATCCTCCACTCTAATATTTGAAGTGGCGGAAACTATAAATGTATCGGTAAAAATGTTACCTTCATTTAATTGAGATATCATTTGAACTAGAGTTTCCTTCTTTTTAACCAAATCAACTTTATTTACCACCAATATGAATTCCTTCTCATCCAAACTATCATTCACTATTGCGCCCAATTCTTCATTGGAGGCGGTGGCAGCATTCGCTTTGGCATTGGTTTGTTCCATTCTcattcttttaattaaatttaacatttGTTCTTCCAATTTACCAACGATGAATTCTGTAtctgatgaattattattagtggcATCAACAACCAATAAAACAATGTCAGCCTCTTTAACTACACCCCATgctaaatttacaaattcacGTACATGTGCCATCCTAttgaaattctttattatacCAGGTGTGTCGTGAAATAGAATTTGTGTATCATCTTTTGAGTAAATACCCAATACTGCATCTCTTGTGGTATGTTCGGTTGGTGATACTGCACATATCTTTTCACCAACTATTGAATTGACCAAGGTTGACTTTCCTGCATTGGGTGCTCCAATAATTGCAACATTCAATGTCTTGGCATTTTCATTGTGTATTGGTGTTTCCAATTGCATTGATTGTTCTGTGATATCTGGTGGTGTAATATTATAACTTCTAACAACAcgttttcttttaattggttGTGCTCTTTCTTCTCTAATCTTTTTATCTTGTTCCtctaatatattaatttgatGTTGTATTGGATTAACATTTACACCATATCTTTTCATAATTGAATAATCTCTATAGAAACatatgtttttaaaattatttccactatttataattataccatcggtttttaatatattccttttatttaaaaaattttcatttattacttttaaaattttatttgaatttcttatcatttcttattttttggaaaaaaaaaaaaaaaattattatatatgtGTTTCGTTcgtttttatttacatttaaaaaaaaaaaaaaaaaaaaaaaaataataaaaataaaattcttttcaactttttttttttttttttcaactttttttttatttttttcaactttttttttttttttttgatcattttttttttttacaatttatcaataataaataatattaatttttttagaattataTGTAgacattatttaaacaattctGGGGTGATGCaataaaaaatggaattaaaaattttttttaaagaaaaaaaagaggggggcataatgatgaaaaaaaaaagatatcgTTTCGTccattgaaatttcattctGTTTAGAGttgattttactttttttttttttttttctcttttatattttatattttcatttattttatttattttgattatttttatttataaaaatcattaatttaaattaaaaaataaaaaaaaaaataaaaaaataataaaattaaaaaataaaaaaaaataagaaataaaaaagatgataGGCAGGTTGAATTTTCTAGTAAATGGATAATCCTGATGAATTATGAGGATTAATCTTCTCACTGATGAAAtgtccttttttttttttttttatttaaataaatttttactccattttttattgtattattgctgaattgtttatttcttgtttatttttgttgCCTTCCCAACAACATATTTTTCtcataattaaaatattattttttatttttattttttttattattttattttttgttttgtgtagttttatttttgggaAAATGGGTtgggagaaaaaaaaaaaaaaaaaaaaaaaaaaaaaaaaaaaaaaaaaacaatcaatattttttttgtgatgACTTTTCCGATTTGGGAAGGGTGCTTTTACtgtaaaaaatttgatttttatttgattttttttgattttttttttttttttttatgagtGAGTTATTCAAAATTGTGGACTCCAcatcaaaaaaaaggtttttttttttttttttttttttttttgtctcccaacccattttttttttttctgtcaCATAATATCAATTCTTTTCAAGGGTAgagaatttatttaatttattttctatttttattatatatatatatatatattttttttttttttaattaaaaaaataaataaaattgaatagtAGCAAATTGTAGTACTTGttgtggtaataataataataaaaataataattaattaataataataataataataataattgtagttaataatagtaaaagcAGTTAGAttatagtagtaatagtaatattattactaatagtggtataaattaatttatagttTATCTTGCCATTAGACTTATATCATCATTTATtacatcattattttttttttcttaaaaaaaaaaaaaaaaaaaaaaaaaaaaaaaaaaaaaaaaaaaaaaaaaaaaaaaaaaaaaaaaaaaaaaaaaaaaaaaaaaaaaaaaaaaaaaaattttttttttttaataaaaaaaaaaaaaaaatttccccCAAACCCCCAAAATTTGGGGGGGGGCCcccattttaaaaatttcccccccccccccccttaaaaaaaaaaaccggcCCAAAagggtttaaaaaaaaggggttAAAAAGGGTCTTATTAAGAATTGGtgaggtaaaaaaaaaagNNNNNNNNNNNNNNNNNNNNNNNNNNNNNNNNNNNNNNNNNNNNNNNNNNNNNNNNNNNNNNNNNNNNNNNNNNNNNNNNNNNNNNNNNNNNNNNNNNNNGGGGGGGGGGGAAAAGCCTGGGTGAAAAAAGGTGCCTTTATTTAAATCCCTAtgataaaaaatcttttttgtGCCAATTGTGTTTGTTGATCCAACCCCCTGGGGGaagtttaatttaattttaattttaattttggtttttaatttttttttttttttaatttttttttaattttaaatttaatttccttaattaaattaattttttggttaaattaatatccccccttaaaaaaaaaaaaaaaaaaaaaaaaaaaatagattgtGGGGTGcgttaaaaaaattttccttttgttttttttttttaattctttccataattttttttttttttttttttttaattttttaattttttttaatattattatttatatattgttgttataacataaaaataaaaataaaaataaaaataataatataataataaaataaataaattataattgtaatttttttttttaaaaaaaaaaaaaaaaaaaatttaataattatttaatttttcatcatcaacatcactATCAATCaaaaagtaaattatttaaaaaataaagttggtTTGTGAGAAACTTTTTGGTGACAATCAATTCTAAAATCCTCTCAActataaatagaaaaaagaGTGATACttttaacaacaataattctcaaaaaaaaaaaaaaaaaaaaaaaaaataataataataataaaaataaaaataatagtaattattagtttttattaaatgaatatatTTTCTTATATTCAAAGTTTGTGGTTCCTTAAAAAGTAAATTCTACCCACCTTCAccttcattattaattattagtttagaattaaaaaaaaaaaataaaaaaataaaaaggatTTATATAACAAATCAATATAGGCCAATTTTCGATGTATTAATTGACAAATTATCACTTTATCAATTtcgaataaattaaaatttttttttatttaattattgttttttttatttatttatttaataatattatttttttaatttatttttattattattattttttttttttgcaattCCAACAATATCATCATCGATTACACCACACACATTTTCAAACTTATACCCCCacacaattaataataattattatttggttgattaaaaaaaaaaaaaaaaaaaaaacaaaaaaaaaaaaaaaaaactaaccaaagacaaaaaaaaaatccaaaattaaaatttttatcttGTTTATATGTTTTATAAATAACTAAcgcaatatatatatatatatatatatagataacttccttttttaaaatcaattcaaccaaaataatattatacttttttaaaatcaaaaccaacaaccccatttttatttttatttttttttttattttatttttattttatttaatttttttaaagttgttCAAAAatatatctatttttataacacaatccatttttattttattttattttaaattttttttttttttttttttttttttaattatattattttgcatactggttttttttttttttttttttttttttttttttttttttttttttttttttcatcatttaaacaATCCAtctaattatttaattttatcttttttcttttctttctttttttttatttcatagaaattttttaaaataaaaaaaattaaaaattcataaaaaaagTCAATTTAAtcagtaaaaataatatataaagaaaaataaaaatagaaataaaaatagaaataaataaataaataaaaaaaaaaagaattaaaaagaaaaaaaaaagaaaagaaaaaaaaaaaaaaagtatatatataaaaaaaaatcaaaaaaatgattttacaaGTCAGAGTTAAATTTCCATCAGATTATCCAGTTATTTATAAAACAATTAGGTTGGATAATTCATTAACAGTGCAAGAGGCAATTTTAGCAATTGGTCAAGCAATTAATGTAACACCAGCTTCAGATTTGGGATTATATTTACCAGACGATCCAAAGCATTTAACAGATACAGAATTACTTTCCTCATTTGAAAGTTTTAGTGATGCTCAATATatagaattaaaatcaaagaaatctagtaaaaataaagatagtTGCTGTACTATCatgtaaaatttataaatctatATACTATATATATTCCCCAATTCTCTCACTCTCTTTCTCTAAATTCACACACAcatacaaatattttttttccacttttttttttttttttccactttTTTTGGAAACAGAACTTGtttctataatttttttttaaaaaaaaaaaaaaaaaaaaacaaaatataataattcatttactatttatttctataaaatactaaaagaaaaaaaaaaaaaaaaaaaaaaaaaaaaaaaaaaaaaaattttgtccgatgtttaataaaaaaaaaaaaaaattaaaaattaaaaaagaaaaaaaaattggtattataaataaaattagaattttttttgatataaacaaattgaaacctttttttttttttttccttttttatttcttatattctatttttttttttttttaaagttgagtactcaataaaaaaaaaaaaaagaaagaaattttaaatatatgaataaataggtttttttttttttattttattttatttttttaaacctttttttttttttttatttatttttttttaaatcttttttgaaGGAGCAACTGGAATATAAGCACCAGCAATATTAAAAGGTTTTGAAGAAGAAGCAGCAACAGTTAAAGCATGGAAAGGACCACCTTCGAATGGTTCTTTAATACctaaagatttaaaagtatttttaattaaatcatctaAAGTTGCATAATGAGTTTGACCGCCATGATGAATATAACCAGAGCCTTGTTTATAGATGACACGAGCATGAAtgatttctttgtttttatttaagtAAGAGATGGCGTATGAACCAGGGTCACTACTGAAACGAAGGATATAGGTACCAGTTTTCTTACCGGCTAAATATTGAGAGGCATTCTTTGAGCTAGTTGCAGCCATGAAACCTTTGATAGAACAAATGGAGTAAACTTTATCAAAGAATTCCCTACCGTTAGTCAATGGACCAACCCAAGTTAAAATCTTACCAAAGTTATCAATGGTCACCATATCACTATCAACTGGCACCAATAAAAGTtttaagaatttaattttaatatcatcagCGGATAAATTTGATTCGAAACCACAATAGAGTGAAAAGTTTACAATGAATGAATTCCAAGGTACCTCCTCCTTGCCCATATAGTATTGACTCCAAAATTGTCTAGCACTAGAGTCTAAAATCAAACCATCGATTAAAATGGTTTCCAAGATTCTTTGTTTTGAGATTTCTGCGAATGATGGACGACGTGATGGATAGTGGTCCCAGCATCTTGCTAAAAGGTCCTTTAAACGAGTTGGGAAATAGTCTGGAATAATTGGACGATTCTTTTTATTGACCACACCTTCCACCAATTGTGGATAGGAGCTGTACAATTTATTGTATGGTTCTTGTTTGGTCAACAATTCCCAAAGGAGTATTGAGAATGAGAAAACATCGACTTTACCATCGTATGGTTGGTTGACCAACATCTCTGGTGCCATGTAAAGTGGTGAACCAGCTTGACCCAATAGTTTATCTTTAGAATCTGGTTTCATATACTTACTAAGACCGAAATCGGCCACCTTTACCACCCAATTTTGGTCGACCAATAAATTTGCGGGCTTCAAATCCAAATGGAGAATATTTGATGCGTGTAACCATGTCATACCCAATACTGTGTCACGTGCTATTAAAATTGCACGTTTAAAAGTGATGAAATCTGATGTATCCTCTTTTGCACGTAACAATGAATGAACGGACCCTTTTGGCATTAACTCTGTCACAATTGATAGATCCTCTGGTGCTGTACATGCACccataaataaaagtaaatgaGGATTACGTAATTTTGCCATTAAACTAACTtcctttttaaattcattcatTGTATTCTCTTCAAATACTGTTTGTGTCAATTTCTTAATTGCAACTTCTTTACCCCTAACAATACCCTTATAGACTGATCCAAATGCTCCACTACCCAATTTGGCTTCACGATTATATGATATTTCATTTCTATCGATTTCCCATCTAATTATCTCTTCTTCATCTCTATTCTTTGTTGAATCTGGTGATATAGTTGATGTTGAATCTTCTGTTAATGAtccatttaaaattacacttgaataattttgattactATCACttgaatttgtattattactattattattattattattaggatTAATTCTAAATGATGAGATTTTTAATTGCTCCCATGCACTAATTATACTTGTATCAtttgg
It includes:
- the shkB gene encoding SH2 domain-containing protein; translation: MNDKISKLESSILQLTEEVKQLESKQASKELEIRTLVDNAINSQNPAQERELINKLFTESLIDLKLKAEKIQTLERYRQEIITNLLVEQKQPNDTSIISAWEQLKISSFRINPNNNNNNSNNTNSSDSNQNYSSVILNGSLTEDSTSTISPDSTKNRDEEEIIRWEIDRNEISYNREAKLGSGAFGSVYKGIVRGKEVAIKKLTQTVFEENTMNEFKKEVSLMAKLRNPHLLLFMGACTAPEDLSIVTELMPKGSVHSLLRAKEDTSDFITFKRAILIARDTVLGMTWLHASNILHLDLKPANLLVDQNWVVKVADFGLSKYMKPDSKDKLLGQAGSPLYMAPEMLVNQPYDGKVDVFSFSILLWELLTKQEPYNKLYSSYPQLVEGVVNKKNRPIIPDYFPTRLKDLLARCWDHYPSRRPSFAEISKQRILETILIDGLILDSSARQFWSQYYMGKEEVPWNSFIVNFSLYCGFESNLSADDIKIKFLKLLLVPVDSDMVTIDNFGKILTWVGPLTNGREFFDKVYSICSIKGFMAATSSKNASQYLAGKKTGTYILRFSSDPGSYAISYLNKNKEIIHARVIYKQGSGYIHHGGQTHYATLDDLIKNTFKSLGIKEPFEGGPFHALTVAASSSKPFNIAGAYIPVAPSKKI